A single genomic interval of Methanooceanicella nereidis harbors:
- a CDS encoding ABC transporter ATP-binding protein: MKLSIKNVSKRYKGNVWGLKDFSLELGPGVLGLLGPNGAGKSTLMRILATITQPTEGNITWDGVDISGSPDTIRSVLGYLPQDFGVYPNLNAVEFLEYMAAIKGIDSKAAKSRIDELLDVVNLADAKKRPLGGYSGGMKQRIGIAQALLNDPKLLIVDEPTVGLDPEERVRFRNLLSDLSGDRIVILSTHIVSDVEATATGIAVINKGSMLANYSPESMLSSIEGKVWETAIPSSELNALKQKYLISSTIRRSDGVRVRVVSDDKPGIDAIEAQPTMEDAYLYLLSTSRGGKE, from the coding sequence ATGAAATTATCGATAAAAAATGTAAGTAAACGCTATAAAGGTAACGTATGGGGATTAAAAGATTTTAGCCTTGAGCTAGGCCCTGGAGTCCTCGGGCTGCTTGGCCCTAACGGCGCGGGAAAATCCACCCTGATGCGTATCCTTGCGACTATCACTCAGCCTACCGAAGGAAATATCACCTGGGATGGCGTCGACATCTCAGGCTCTCCGGACACTATCAGGTCAGTGCTGGGATATCTTCCGCAGGATTTCGGGGTGTACCCAAACCTTAACGCTGTCGAGTTCCTTGAATATATGGCGGCCATAAAAGGCATTGATTCAAAAGCCGCGAAAAGCCGCATAGATGAGCTGCTGGACGTCGTGAACCTGGCTGACGCGAAAAAACGCCCGCTTGGAGGCTATTCCGGCGGCATGAAGCAGCGCATCGGCATTGCACAGGCTTTGCTCAACGACCCTAAACTTTTGATAGTCGACGAACCCACAGTCGGGCTTGATCCCGAAGAACGTGTCAGGTTCAGGAACCTTTTATCGGACCTCTCGGGAGACCGCATAGTCATCCTTTCCACCCACATAGTCTCTGACGTTGAGGCTACAGCTACCGGTATCGCGGTAATAAACAAAGGCTCCATGCTCGCGAACTATTCTCCGGAAAGCATGTTAAGCTCTATCGAAGGAAAAGTATGGGAGACAGCCATACCCAGCTCGGAGCTTAACGCCCTCAAGCAAAAATACCTGATAAGCAGCACGATACGTCGCAGCGACGGAGTGCGTGTCCGCGTAGTATCTGATGATAAGCCGGGCATCGACGCGATAGAAGCCCAGCCGACGATGGAGGACGCTTACCTTTATTTGCTCTCGACCAGCCGGGGCGGTAAAGAATGA
- a CDS encoding YkgJ family cysteine cluster protein, with protein MNGKRKGCQMTGNVLSYQDFKCRMCGLCCKRQKVVLLTVYDIFRLSGHLGIKPEEFFKKYCIKSDKFNEEGRLRIFLRSQGGCPFLKDNMCSIHSVKPMVCSQNPFYYLESSLAVYKVFSITQDECIISELPYDTMTKGDTERLIDLEILVNITDEYMERHKKFSEATAREYFERSRDAIADEARRSITYATLLDQSIRREDMCRNDPYYKGSTGMYLSGFYKMHLEDAGKEKAGSDKVFAFQPSALGTVDGLATLVLFDDDYKSVKRMLSGGDNGDISVKTLMHEDTEYVTMTIRPATNDITIVTYYYIDKKEKPHIQSPPGEILLNIRNGKGKSFIYRGRDKDGWLKK; from the coding sequence ATGAACGGAAAAAGGAAAGGGTGCCAGATGACAGGGAATGTACTTTCTTATCAGGATTTTAAATGCCGCATGTGCGGCTTATGCTGCAAAAGACAAAAAGTTGTGCTGCTGACGGTCTATGATATATTTCGCTTATCAGGACATCTGGGCATTAAGCCTGAAGAGTTCTTTAAAAAATATTGCATCAAGTCGGATAAGTTTAACGAGGAAGGAAGGCTGAGGATCTTTTTAAGGTCTCAAGGCGGATGCCCGTTCCTGAAGGATAATATGTGCTCTATCCATAGCGTCAAGCCCATGGTCTGCTCTCAAAACCCGTTCTATTATCTGGAGTCGTCGCTTGCCGTTTATAAAGTATTCAGTATCACCCAGGACGAATGCATCATAAGCGAATTGCCATACGATACTATGACGAAGGGAGATACGGAACGCCTTATAGATCTCGAGATCCTGGTCAACATAACTGACGAATATATGGAAAGGCATAAAAAGTTCAGCGAAGCCACAGCACGGGAATATTTTGAAAGGTCCCGGGACGCCATAGCCGATGAAGCCCGGCGAAGCATCACATATGCCACATTGCTGGACCAGTCTATAAGAAGGGAGGACATGTGCAGGAACGACCCGTATTACAAGGGCTCTACCGGCATGTACCTTAGCGGCTTCTATAAAATGCACCTTGAAGATGCAGGGAAAGAAAAAGCCGGAAGCGATAAGGTATTTGCGTTCCAGCCATCTGCGCTCGGGACCGTTGACGGCCTCGCCACCCTTGTCCTTTTTGACGATGACTATAAGAGCGTCAAAAGGATGTTATCAGGCGGAGATAACGGCGATATTAGCGTAAAAACCCTTATGCATGAGGATACGGAATACGTGACAATGACGATAAGACCGGCGACAAATGATATTACCATCGTTACTTATTATTATATTGATAAGAAAGAAAAGCCGCATATTCAATCGCCACCGGGAGAGATATTGCTTAACATCAGGAACGGTAAAGGGAAAAGTTTCATCTACCGGGGCAGAGATAAGGATGGCTGGCTGAAAAAATAA
- a CDS encoding DUF6691 family protein — MSMKDADTKLLAAVTGSLFGIILQRAGASNYDKLTGMLGFSDTHLLKMMITAIGTASVGIYALSLKGIEHFTIKPFKILMMTVGGLLFGTGFALNGYCPGTGIVAAVEGKKDALIAMIGGILGSIVYVFLKPSIDKQLSKPDYGKITVDGIIKQDKMITALIFGASMILLAYFIDLAERSIKK, encoded by the coding sequence ATGAGCATGAAAGACGCCGATACTAAATTACTGGCTGCCGTCACAGGATCACTGTTCGGAATAATACTTCAAAGGGCCGGCGCATCGAATTATGATAAATTAACGGGCATGCTCGGATTTTCAGACACCCATCTCCTGAAGATGATGATAACCGCTATAGGTACCGCCTCTGTCGGCATTTACGCATTAAGCCTTAAAGGTATTGAGCATTTTACCATTAAGCCTTTCAAGATATTGATGATGACCGTCGGAGGGCTGTTGTTCGGCACAGGGTTTGCTTTGAACGGATATTGCCCCGGAACAGGCATTGTTGCGGCTGTCGAAGGTAAAAAAGATGCGCTTATCGCCATGATCGGGGGAATTTTGGGCTCAATTGTTTATGTATTCCTTAAGCCATCGATAGATAAACAATTAAGTAAGCCCGATTACGGCAAGATCACTGTAGACGGTATCATTAAGCAGGATAAGATGATAACTGCATTAATATTCGGGGCGTCAATGATCCTGCTGGCATATTTCATCGATCTGGCGGAAAGATCGATAAAAAAATAA
- a CDS encoding RDD family protein — MQIDEEAKKILEKRISKAIDSIDIHSNEKQEIENELRSHFYDASLSKAQKRGSNIIEKVDVDAALEESDDPEDIAAEYVKLHADTLERAGLLSRTAAFFIDLIIVVACVSILIAPIAIPLGILSFTPGTGSTSIIAVTLWKGLGIGLYFNEIPGLTYTIISFILGAGALIVFVTYFVVIEGRYGYTPGKRLLRLKVLKEDGTRIGYKESILRNLPKFFNNLILLDALIMLIVFRKTKQRAFDKIAGTIVVHAGKPSDKNIGLFEVWKR; from the coding sequence ATGCAAATAGACGAGGAAGCTAAAAAGATACTTGAAAAACGGATCTCAAAAGCTATCGACAGCATTGATATCCATAGCAATGAAAAACAAGAGATTGAGAATGAGTTACGCTCACACTTTTATGATGCCTCATTATCAAAAGCGCAGAAAAGAGGCTCGAACATTATTGAAAAGGTAGATGTTGATGCAGCTCTGGAAGAGTCAGACGACCCCGAGGATATCGCGGCAGAATATGTTAAATTACATGCGGATACCCTGGAAAGGGCGGGACTGCTCTCAAGGACAGCCGCGTTTTTTATAGACTTAATTATCGTAGTCGCCTGTGTCAGCATACTCATAGCCCCGATAGCAATTCCTTTAGGGATACTATCTTTTACTCCCGGGACTGGTTCCACAAGTATTATTGCGGTCACGCTATGGAAAGGATTGGGCATAGGCCTATACTTTAACGAGATACCCGGACTGACATATACGATAATATCGTTCATACTGGGTGCCGGCGCCCTGATAGTGTTCGTAACATATTTTGTCGTCATCGAGGGACGATACGGCTATACCCCCGGTAAAAGGCTGCTGAGGCTCAAGGTGCTGAAAGAGGACGGTACCAGGATAGGATATAAAGAGTCTATCCTGAGGAACCTGCCCAAGTTCTTCAATAACCTTATCCTGCTCGACGCCCTTATAATGTTGATCGTTTTCAGAAAAACGAAGCAGAGGGCATTCGATAAGATCGCCGGGACCATCGTCGTCCATGCAGGAAAGCCCTCCGATAAAAATATCGGGCTCTTTGAAGTCTGGAAACGCTAG
- a CDS encoding energy-coupling factor transporter transmembrane component T family protein, whose protein sequence is MFGLNTDRSTKPGQNKNPFGGMKKRRPVLSYVEADTFIHRLDPRTKFFTVLLITCISLLTIDLLPMALLFVSLVLVAAFSGVLRYWLKMLRKFAIFLVLVLVLDSLFPRVSYGPVIFSGDILFLHPEVTYGGLLFSTAMGFRLLNFVGVSMLFIMSTRYEDFVKGLRKLHVPYTVSFSLGLALRSMTYMGSDVRNIMDAQRSRCLEFDKGNIFKNYEKLLALFIPTVVCLLNRSENISEAMLSRGFGYTKKPTIFREISLKKEDQIFIILTVLFTAILLIL, encoded by the coding sequence ATGTTCGGGCTTAACACAGATCGTTCTACAAAACCGGGTCAAAATAAAAACCCTTTTGGCGGCATGAAAAAACGCCGGCCGGTCCTTAGTTATGTCGAGGCAGACACGTTCATACACAGGCTGGACCCTCGCACAAAATTTTTTACTGTTCTGCTGATCACCTGTATCTCGCTCCTTACCATCGATCTTCTTCCAATGGCACTGTTATTTGTGTCGCTGGTACTGGTCGCGGCGTTTTCCGGAGTGTTGAGATACTGGCTAAAAATGTTAAGGAAATTCGCCATTTTCCTGGTGCTTGTCCTGGTCCTGGACTCGTTATTTCCGAGGGTGTCATACGGCCCGGTAATATTTTCCGGCGACATCCTGTTCTTACATCCGGAGGTCACGTATGGGGGCCTTTTATTCAGCACTGCCATGGGATTCAGGCTTCTAAACTTCGTCGGCGTGTCGATGCTCTTCATAATGAGCACAAGGTATGAAGATTTCGTAAAAGGGCTCAGGAAACTACATGTCCCATATACCGTTTCTTTCTCGCTGGGGCTTGCTCTCAGGTCCATGACCTATATGGGCAGTGATGTCAGAAACATCATGGATGCCCAGCGTTCCAGGTGTCTTGAGTTCGATAAAGGTAATATTTTTAAGAATTATGAAAAGCTGCTGGCGTTGTTCATACCTACCGTGGTATGTCTTCTAAATCGTTCCGAAAATATCTCGGAAGCCATGCTGTCGAGAGGTTTCGGGTATACGAAAAAGCCCACTATATTCCGGGAGATCTCGTTAAAAAAAGAGGATCAAATATTCATTATACTGACGGTGCTCTTTACCGCCATATTATTGATCCTGTGA
- a CDS encoding CPBP family intramembrane glutamic endopeptidase, which yields MSGYVKGRRKSKSPDDFYGMNIAGHFVPSEMIITSMLVSLYLLFLIGGAIGGGDDSLILEIFSFIMFAILAYAVRTSLKRMEPFTKVIDAFLILSTAPLVISLGKMAGILSPAAFEGITGIMYYNLAYLVLSAMLIAMLLFFEKDRMSDIFIKAGNMLESIKVGVAGLLICGVIFIAAQLFLYGGGLSFLSASPDTAIAVLLLSAAGAISAEIWFRGLLLSRLLDVVEKDAAIVIQAGVFAVFEALIAFTLTQDMIITIFALVAAAGLGYYWGRVTVKNDSIIGPILFHTGFYTLIVLPVLAGTIA from the coding sequence ATGAGCGGCTACGTAAAAGGCAGGAGAAAATCAAAAAGTCCGGACGACTTCTATGGGATGAATATAGCAGGCCATTTTGTTCCTTCGGAGATGATCATAACTTCGATGCTGGTCTCCCTATACCTGCTTTTTCTTATCGGCGGCGCTATCGGGGGCGGCGATGACTCGCTCATACTGGAAATATTCTCATTCATAATGTTCGCTATACTGGCATATGCCGTACGCACTTCATTGAAGCGCATGGAGCCTTTTACGAAGGTGATCGACGCTTTCCTTATCCTGTCCACAGCTCCTTTGGTCATCAGCCTGGGTAAGATGGCCGGAATATTAAGCCCGGCAGCTTTCGAAGGCATAACGGGAATAATGTATTATAATCTTGCATATCTTGTGCTTTCGGCGATGCTCATAGCCATGTTGTTATTTTTTGAAAAGGACCGCATGTCGGACATCTTCATAAAAGCAGGAAATATGCTGGAAAGCATTAAGGTCGGCGTCGCAGGACTTTTAATATGCGGCGTCATATTCATCGCGGCACAGCTTTTCCTTTATGGCGGGGGGCTATCCTTCCTTTCGGCAAGCCCGGATACTGCGATAGCTGTCTTATTATTGAGCGCTGCAGGAGCTATATCCGCGGAGATATGGTTTAGGGGATTATTGTTGTCAAGACTATTAGATGTCGTCGAAAAAGATGCGGCCATCGTGATCCAGGCAGGGGTTTTTGCCGTGTTTGAGGCGCTTATAGCTTTCACGCTGACGCAGGATATGATCATAACGATTTTTGCACTGGTCGCAGCAGCCGGCCTGGGATACTACTGGGGCAGGGTCACAGTGAAGAATGACAGCATTATCGGCCCTATCCTGTTCCATACGGGTTTTTATACGCTGATAGTATTACCGGTCTTAGCCGGCACTATCGCATAA
- a CDS encoding alpha/beta hydrolase translates to MRTGSQCLLNMVQRPEIYEETLIGSQGVPIALSIWKGKEGWPCIVFLPATMTHPLFYEELLDGISREGFNVIGVHFQCHGKSPRVSKLYSFDDLVQNGKDAITYAIDRFGSDIIVMGSSQGGIVSMALAASDDRIKAVFPHNILNPEMPESIKVTIFPEWLMPGYRYVTICMDIAAKFLPYLKVPMTFYLKNDRVFRTEEKLRQFYEDPLGLTSYPLYFMASLFKADMSGMRTGKIKCPVIVVASTGDTLFPFDYTQKVYDIINAPYKEMLVFDLSHHLIYNECLDEVMPAFMSKLKEITGRA, encoded by the coding sequence ATGAGAACAGGATCACAATGTTTACTTAACATGGTACAGAGACCCGAAATTTATGAAGAGACGCTGATAGGATCGCAGGGTGTGCCCATAGCGCTTTCCATATGGAAAGGAAAGGAAGGATGGCCCTGTATCGTATTTTTACCCGCGACCATGACACACCCGCTATTCTATGAAGAATTACTGGATGGCATCTCAAGGGAAGGTTTCAACGTGATCGGCGTCCATTTCCAGTGTCATGGAAAAAGCCCGAGGGTAAGCAAGCTATATTCTTTCGACGACCTCGTCCAGAACGGAAAGGACGCGATCACATACGCTATCGACAGGTTCGGCAGCGACATTATTGTCATGGGCTCAAGCCAGGGCGGCATAGTCTCCATGGCACTGGCAGCATCGGACGATCGTATCAAGGCGGTCTTCCCGCATAATATCCTCAACCCGGAAATGCCCGAATCGATAAAGGTGACGATATTCCCGGAATGGCTTATGCCGGGTTACAGATATGTAACGATATGTATGGACATAGCGGCAAAATTCCTGCCGTATTTAAAAGTGCCCATGACATTTTACTTAAAGAATGACAGGGTCTTCAGGACCGAAGAAAAATTACGACAGTTCTATGAAGACCCGCTGGGATTGACATCTTATCCATTGTATTTTATGGCAAGCCTGTTCAAGGCGGACATGAGCGGCATGAGAACCGGTAAAATCAAATGTCCTGTTATAGTAGTGGCCTCGACAGGAGATACGCTTTTCCCGTTCGATTATACACAAAAGGTTTATGATATTATCAATGCTCCATATAAAGAAATGCTCGTTTTTGACTTGAGCCATCACCTCATATATAACGAATGCCTTGACGAGGTAATGCCTGCATTCATGTCAAAATTAAAAGAGATCACAGGTAGGGCCTAA
- a CDS encoding PadR family transcriptional regulator — MQEDIDKWLKELKKGSTKLAILSLLKSGDKYGYEIIHQLEVLTNKVVVIKESNAYPALHSMESDGLVESYWKDTEAGLPPRKYYRITEKGELLLNEMIKEWNRYVQAMDNVWGT; from the coding sequence ATGCAGGAAGACATCGATAAGTGGCTAAAGGAGCTTAAAAAAGGCAGCACAAAGCTGGCAATTTTATCACTATTAAAATCCGGCGACAAATACGGGTACGAGATCATCCACCAGCTTGAAGTACTCACAAATAAGGTGGTGGTCATAAAGGAAAGTAACGCATATCCGGCATTGCACTCCATGGAAAGCGACGGGCTCGTGGAGAGTTACTGGAAGGATACTGAAGCGGGATTGCCCCCAAGAAAGTATTACAGGATAACGGAGAAAGGAGAATTACTGCTGAACGAAATGATCAAGGAATGGAATAGGTACGTCCAGGCCATGGATAATGTATGGGGGACATAA
- a CDS encoding MFS transporter, with the protein MLDKKTIIFSLVSFALFMDMMVYGLIIPVVPSYSLSLGADELIIGIIFGAYSAALLIAGIPFGFLADRIGRRPLLISGMLLLALSTAIFGLASDINILIIARIVQGISAAATWTAGLALLADTFDRSERGQKLGLAMSMNVLGALTGPVIGGLIFDNLGYTPTFLIPSVMAAVAGVLFFAIPHESRKNPSFSPFEILRRPNDKALLLVLAAISIAGAATFGIIEPYMPVYFYEKFSATPTVIGLMFGLMAFLSMIAQPLAGKIYDRRGGGMMIPAGMMLTAAIITASTLMPSILLTGCIFSLLGVTTAIALMPMLPLISDLYGGNEKDNSYGLIYGAYNTLFSIGLAAGPFIGGISISFLGFPHTLYGFSLVLVIAGVIGSIYFKKPKMKKTGQ; encoded by the coding sequence ATGCTCGATAAAAAGACCATAATATTTTCATTAGTATCATTTGCCCTGTTCATGGACATGATGGTATACGGGCTCATCATCCCGGTAGTTCCATCATACTCACTGTCACTTGGAGCGGACGAGCTGATCATCGGGATAATATTCGGGGCGTATTCAGCCGCATTACTGATCGCAGGCATCCCGTTCGGCTTTTTAGCAGACAGGATCGGAAGACGGCCTTTATTGATATCAGGTATGCTCCTGCTGGCACTGTCAACTGCCATATTCGGACTGGCGAGCGACATCAACATTTTGATAATCGCGAGAATAGTCCAGGGCATCTCGGCGGCCGCCACCTGGACTGCAGGGCTGGCTTTGCTGGCAGACACGTTTGACAGGTCGGAGCGCGGCCAAAAACTCGGGCTGGCGATGTCGATGAACGTTCTGGGAGCACTGACGGGGCCGGTCATCGGAGGATTGATATTTGATAATCTTGGCTATACGCCAACTTTCCTGATACCGTCTGTCATGGCCGCTGTAGCGGGAGTATTGTTCTTTGCCATACCACATGAAAGCAGGAAGAATCCATCCTTCAGTCCTTTCGAGATTTTACGCAGGCCGAATGATAAAGCACTGCTGCTCGTACTGGCAGCCATCAGCATCGCAGGAGCCGCGACATTCGGCATAATCGAGCCATATATGCCCGTATATTTTTATGAGAAGTTCTCGGCCACGCCTACAGTGATAGGCCTCATGTTCGGATTAATGGCATTCCTGAGCATGATAGCCCAGCCATTAGCCGGAAAGATATATGATCGCAGGGGCGGCGGGATGATGATACCGGCCGGAATGATGCTTACGGCAGCGATCATAACAGCTTCGACTTTAATGCCCTCTATCCTGCTTACCGGATGCATATTTTCACTGCTCGGAGTGACCACGGCAATCGCACTGATGCCTATGCTGCCGTTAATATCGGATCTCTACGGAGGAAATGAAAAGGATAATTCATACGGCCTTATCTACGGTGCATACAACACGTTGTTCTCGATCGGCCTGGCGGCCGGGCCGTTCATAGGAGGGATATCCATATCATTTTTAGGTTTTCCCCATACCTTGTACGGATTTTCGCTGGTGCTGGTGATCGCGGGTGTTATCGGATCCATATATTTTAAAAAGCCAAAAATGAAAAAAACAGGTCAATAA
- a CDS encoding ABC transporter substrate-binding protein — MYLAIDDTDNLESRGTGRLAREIAGELSKRYGIFGVTRHQLYVHESIPFTSHNSCAVIHVEDRHQAEMDDIFDTAKDLMLSDFVEGSDPGIAIASSHQVTYGVTAFGIDAKKIVLNQDRARKVAKNAGIRLEGLGGTEGGVIGAVAGIGLAAIKNDGRFLLKGGNRDLTGVLNVRDILCAGIDHIMTLDGRVLTDGNIDVGKSKTPSFVQGKAVLFVDECDGRLVALKRD, encoded by the coding sequence ATATATCTTGCAATAGATGATACGGATAATCTTGAATCCCGGGGAACCGGGAGGCTGGCCAGGGAGATTGCCGGAGAGCTTTCAAAAAGATACGGCATATTCGGAGTAACGCGGCATCAGCTCTACGTGCATGAGAGCATACCGTTCACATCCCATAACAGCTGTGCCGTTATTCACGTCGAGGATCGCCATCAGGCAGAGATGGATGATATTTTCGACACGGCAAAAGACCTGATGCTGTCTGACTTTGTCGAAGGGAGCGATCCCGGTATCGCTATCGCCTCAAGTCACCAGGTCACATATGGGGTAACTGCATTCGGTATCGATGCGAAGAAGATCGTACTGAACCAGGACCGGGCAAGAAAAGTCGCTAAAAACGCCGGTATCAGGCTGGAAGGGCTTGGAGGCACCGAAGGCGGGGTCATAGGGGCCGTCGCAGGCATCGGACTTGCGGCAATTAAGAATGACGGAAGATTCCTGCTAAAAGGGGGGAACAGAGATCTTACCGGCGTCCTGAACGTCCGGGATATCCTCTGTGCAGGTATCGACCACATTATGACACTTGACGGCAGGGTGTTGACAGATGGCAACATTGACGTCGGGAAGTCGAAAACCCCTTCATTTGTGCAGGGTAAAGCGGTCCTGTTCGTCGATGAGTGTGACGGCAGGCTGGTCGCTTTAAAGAGGGATTAA
- a CDS encoding PadR family transcriptional regulator: MKLSILSLLNGGDMYGYELIREMKTKTEGCISYNESNTYPALHSVEEEGLVTCYMKTNREGLPPRKYYQITEKGNRILRNMLHEWRKYVIAIDGILDIKNEKRP; this comes from the coding sequence ATGAAGCTCAGCATATTGTCGCTATTAAATGGCGGCGATATGTATGGATATGAACTGATCCGGGAGATGAAGACGAAGACGGAAGGATGCATATCATACAATGAGAGCAACACATACCCGGCGCTACATTCGGTGGAAGAGGAAGGGCTTGTCACCTGCTATATGAAAACGAACAGGGAAGGCCTGCCTCCGAGAAAATATTATCAAATAACTGAAAAAGGCAATCGGATCCTCAGAAATATGCTACATGAGTGGCGGAAGTATGTCATCGCTATCGACGGCATACTCGACATAAAAAACGAAAAACGGCCATAA
- a CDS encoding ABC transporter ATP-binding protein, with amino-acid sequence MNRERLIEVSGLSFLYEQAPKNGRKKALDNISLNIEKGDFVVITGTSGCGKSTLCKCLNGLIPQASKGIFEGTVNVCGMDTVEHPVYEFAPYVCMVFQNPDNQLFSNNVESELAFGPENLGLDRDEIERRVRSALSAVSIEHLRDRPVDDLSGGEKQRVAIASAMAMRPQILVMDEPTSEIDPAGAFSLIKTLKDLNEIHGITVILVEHRIERLLDVMKRLIVMNEGRIIFDGHPKDVFTNDLLSMGIGEPPLVRFSKRFGLSLDTSVSGINLNGISGSYTQDREINRPLPVVSVKDLYFKYHGRKHNAINGVSLDFYPGEIAMIMGGNGSGKTTLVKHMNGLLRPDSGEVTVKGDNIKNKTIAEISKKIGLVFQNASYQIFEETIYGELAFAPKNVGLPEIDINRRVNDVAGALGLDMLGMSSSPHLLSGGEKQRVTIGSILTLEPDIIVMDEPTLGLDKGHKDDLAAMVRALKGKGKSIIVITHDVEFAAANAERVILMSGGYVIADGHTRDILTSRELISKASLHLPQATEIGIRMGMERILNVEEFTRAL; translated from the coding sequence ATGAACAGAGAACGCCTGATAGAAGTTAGCGGCCTATCTTTCCTCTATGAACAGGCGCCAAAAAACGGCCGCAAAAAAGCCCTTGATAATATTTCTTTAAACATCGAAAAGGGCGATTTTGTAGTCATAACCGGGACAAGCGGCTGCGGAAAATCAACCCTCTGTAAGTGTCTGAACGGCCTCATTCCTCAGGCCTCGAAGGGGATATTCGAAGGAACCGTAAATGTATGCGGTATGGATACGGTCGAACACCCGGTGTATGAGTTCGCGCCCTACGTCTGCATGGTATTTCAAAACCCCGACAATCAGCTTTTTTCTAATAATGTGGAGTCCGAGCTGGCTTTCGGGCCTGAAAACCTCGGCCTGGACCGCGATGAGATCGAGCGAAGAGTCCGGAGCGCATTGTCAGCGGTCAGCATCGAACATCTCAGGGACCGTCCCGTCGATGACCTGTCCGGAGGAGAAAAACAGAGAGTCGCTATAGCTTCGGCTATGGCGATGAGGCCGCAGATCCTCGTCATGGACGAGCCCACCTCCGAGATCGACCCTGCCGGCGCTTTTAGTCTTATAAAGACATTGAAGGACCTTAACGAGATCCACGGCATCACCGTCATACTGGTGGAACACCGGATAGAGAGGCTTCTCGATGTCATGAAGCGGCTGATAGTCATGAACGAAGGCCGTATAATATTTGATGGCCATCCTAAAGATGTATTCACGAACGACCTTTTAAGCATGGGTATCGGGGAGCCGCCTCTTGTGAGGTTTTCAAAGAGATTCGGCCTTTCACTTGATACATCCGTGTCCGGCATCAACTTAAATGGCATATCCGGGTCGTATACGCAGGACAGGGAGATAAACAGGCCCTTGCCAGTCGTATCGGTAAAAGACCTGTATTTTAAATATCACGGGAGAAAGCATAATGCGATAAATGGTGTGTCTTTAGACTTTTATCCAGGCGAGATCGCCATGATCATGGGCGGTAACGGGTCCGGGAAGACCACTCTCGTGAAACATATGAACGGGCTTTTAAGGCCTGATAGCGGCGAAGTTACTGTCAAAGGGGATAATATAAAAAATAAGACGATAGCGGAGATCTCAAAAAAGATCGGTCTTGTTTTCCAGAACGCAAGCTACCAGATATTTGAGGAGACCATTTATGGCGAATTGGCTTTCGCTCCTAAAAATGTCGGGCTGCCGGAGATCGATATTAATCGCAGGGTGAACGATGTGGCCGGAGCTCTTGGACTGGATATGCTCGGCATGTCTTCCTCGCCTCATCTTTTATCCGGCGGAGAAAAGCAGCGTGTGACCATCGGAAGCATTCTGACGCTTGAGCCTGATATCATCGTCATGGACGAGCCAACTCTAGGGCTTGATAAAGGTCATAAGGATGACCTGGCTGCAATGGTAAGAGCTTTGAAGGGTAAGGGTAAGTCCATAATCGTCATAACGCATGATGTGGAATTCGCGGCGGCAAATGCCGAAAGGGTCATACTGATGTCAGGGGGTTATGTGATCGCTGACGGTCACACCAGGGACATACTTACCTCCCGGGAATTGATTAGTAAGGCATCTCTTCATTTGCCTCAGGCGACGGAGATCGGCATAAGGATGGGCATGGAACGTATACTTAATGTGGAAGAGTTCACGAGGGCATTATAA